In Treponema denticola, one genomic interval encodes:
- a CDS encoding methyl-accepting chemotaxis protein: MKKKIRTTVSSFERPHGASVMTIRKKILTALISVLSVFIIFTSIILIRRLGENSLRNAITKLYDSSKGLCGFTESVIKNVYDTNKALVKSFESFYEIPAEKRRDYFNNLQKEILKDSEQFIDVWTVWESNALDGLDNKFKNTEGHDDTGRFIPYWTKINGKTSMTALTGYVGSFWYEKPKSSSQGILIEPNNYELQGKMLYVAGTAIPIRDKTGKVLGVVGIDYSLDYMQEKLSKETFFDSGYAILISAKGTVLAHKNKNLISKTLPEFEDKKTTDLFFDAKRSLEPFLLETSINRNTYLEVFTPVKIGRTNEIWFVGTSIPENEIYMEGRKLISLIFIILTIGFFISIIILSIIINGITKRVSNVVKALRNIAQGDGDLTVSLEGSGKDEIADLSHSFNQTIKKIRNSIVTVAGSTENMQNTGDDLAANALETASAINQISKNIFKVKEQSEFQFASVSEATANVEQILQTIQQLSKRIDSQAANVVQSSSAIEEMAANISSVTKTLDDSDSAIKELAEATVYGKDALHLSNSVTQKIAEESGSLIEASDVIQHIASQTNLLAMNAAIEAAHAGEAGKGFAVVADEIRKLAEESSMQGKSISSALKKFSQEIEILSDASKTVEEKFNTIFNLAENVKAMSNSVMSAMHEQEKGSKEVLSAIQDINNITAEVQAGSAEILKAGEDAVNEMNRLESLTQIVNESIYEMSSGTDQVLNSCTEVKGISQKNKMNIKALAEEVSKFKI; this comes from the coding sequence ATTATATGATTCAAGTAAAGGGCTTTGCGGCTTTACCGAATCGGTTATTAAAAATGTATATGATACAAATAAAGCCTTAGTCAAAAGTTTTGAATCATTTTATGAAATTCCGGCAGAAAAACGCAGAGATTATTTTAATAATCTACAAAAAGAAATTCTAAAAGATTCCGAACAATTTATAGATGTGTGGACGGTTTGGGAATCTAATGCTCTTGACGGTCTTGATAATAAATTTAAAAATACCGAAGGACATGATGATACAGGAAGATTTATCCCATATTGGACAAAGATAAACGGAAAAACCTCGATGACAGCCTTAACCGGCTATGTAGGCAGCTTTTGGTATGAAAAGCCTAAATCTTCTTCTCAGGGTATTTTGATTGAACCCAATAATTATGAACTCCAAGGAAAAATGCTTTATGTTGCAGGTACCGCAATTCCAATCAGGGATAAAACAGGAAAAGTGTTAGGCGTAGTAGGAATTGACTACTCCCTTGATTATATGCAAGAAAAACTTTCAAAAGAAACTTTTTTTGACTCCGGTTATGCAATTCTTATTTCTGCTAAAGGTACGGTTCTTGCACACAAAAATAAAAATCTAATCTCAAAAACTCTTCCGGAATTTGAAGATAAGAAAACAACAGATTTATTTTTTGATGCAAAGAGATCTCTTGAACCCTTTTTACTTGAAACCTCCATAAACAGAAATACTTATCTTGAAGTATTTACCCCCGTAAAGATCGGCCGTACAAATGAGATTTGGTTTGTAGGAACTTCAATTCCAGAAAATGAAATATATATGGAAGGAAGAAAGTTAATATCGCTAATATTTATAATATTAACAATAGGCTTTTTTATTTCAATAATTATTCTTTCCATTATAATAAATGGAATTACAAAAAGAGTGTCAAATGTGGTAAAAGCTCTTAGAAATATTGCTCAAGGAGATGGAGATTTAACGGTTAGCTTAGAGGGATCCGGTAAAGATGAAATCGCAGATTTATCCCACTCTTTTAATCAAACAATCAAAAAAATAAGAAACTCTATAGTCACGGTTGCAGGCAGTACTGAAAATATGCAAAACACAGGAGATGACCTGGCAGCAAATGCTCTTGAGACGGCGAGTGCAATAAACCAAATAAGCAAAAATATTTTTAAAGTAAAAGAACAATCCGAATTTCAGTTTGCAAGTGTAAGTGAAGCTACTGCAAATGTTGAGCAAATATTGCAAACAATACAGCAACTGAGCAAGCGGATTGATAGTCAGGCAGCCAATGTTGTACAGTCTTCTTCAGCAATCGAAGAAATGGCAGCCAATATTTCTTCAGTTACAAAAACTTTAGATGATAGCGATTCTGCAATCAAAGAATTGGCGGAAGCAACGGTTTACGGTAAGGATGCTCTCCACCTCTCAAATTCCGTTACTCAAAAAATTGCAGAAGAGTCTGGAAGCTTAATAGAGGCATCGGATGTAATTCAGCATATTGCAAGCCAAACCAATCTTTTAGCAATGAATGCTGCAATTGAAGCAGCTCATGCAGGGGAAGCGGGAAAAGGCTTTGCCGTCGTTGCAGATGAAATAAGAAAACTTGCCGAAGAATCAAGTATGCAGGGCAAGTCAATATCCTCAGCTCTAAAAAAATTCTCACAAGAAATTGAAATATTATCGGATGCTTCAAAAACCGTTGAAGAAAAATTCAATACAATTTTCAACCTTGCAGAAAATGTAAAAGCAATGAGTAATAGTGTTATGTCCGCAATGCATGAACAAGAAAAAGGCAGCAAAGAGGTTCTAAGCGCAATACAGGATATAAATAATATCACAGCCGAGGTTCAAGCAGGTTCAGCTGAAATACTTAAAGCCGGAGAAGATGCAGTAAATGAAATGAATCGGCTTGAGAGTTTAACACAGATAGTTAATGAAAGCATTTATGAAATGTCTTCAGGAACAGATCAAGTATTAAATTCTTGTACTGAAGTAAAAGGTATTTCTCAAAAAAATAAAATGAATATTAAGGCTCTAGCTGAAGAAGTAAGCAAATTTAAGATATAA
- a CDS encoding ABC transporter permease: MLKFIFKRILYGILTMFIVASITFFLVHIIPGNPIETIAENLPEERRNELYSQYGYDKSLFTQYIVFWKNLLVKGDLGTSLYYRGRLVTDVIKTHAPISARLGLQALFFGVSAGLAFGILAAAKRGEKIEYSLILIAVIGISIPSFVMGQMLQYFFGIKHNLLPITGWGSFKYTILPSLALAIGPIAKYSRYMRSNYLDIINQDYILTARAKGASKLRIIKNHILRNAFLPIITMLGPQIAFTFTGTFIIENIFSVPGLGSYFVRSISERDYTMVMGQTIFISFLYVASLIIVDIAYSLLDPRIKVQAKNEVL; this comes from the coding sequence ATGCTTAAGTTTATTTTTAAGAGAATTTTATACGGTATTCTTACAATGTTCATAGTTGCAAGTATTACCTTTTTTTTAGTGCATATTATTCCGGGAAACCCGATTGAAACCATAGCAGAAAATTTACCTGAAGAAAGACGGAACGAGCTTTATTCTCAATACGGATACGACAAATCTCTTTTTACTCAATACATAGTTTTTTGGAAAAATCTTTTGGTTAAAGGAGATTTAGGAACCTCGCTTTATTACAGAGGGAGGCTTGTTACCGATGTAATAAAAACCCATGCCCCTATTTCGGCAAGGCTGGGACTCCAAGCCTTATTTTTCGGTGTTTCTGCAGGTTTAGCTTTCGGAATTTTAGCAGCTGCTAAGCGCGGGGAAAAAATTGAATACAGCCTTATATTAATTGCAGTTATAGGAATATCTATTCCAAGTTTTGTTATGGGCCAGATGCTGCAATATTTTTTCGGCATTAAACATAATCTTCTTCCGATTACAGGCTGGGGAAGTTTTAAATATACCATACTCCCTTCTTTGGCCTTGGCCATAGGCCCGATTGCAAAATACTCCAGATATATGCGTTCAAATTATTTGGATATTATAAACCAAGATTATATTTTAACTGCAAGAGCAAAAGGAGCTTCAAAGCTTAGAATTATAAAAAATCATATTCTACGGAACGCTTTTTTACCGATCATAACAATGCTCGGTCCTCAAATAGCCTTTACATTCACAGGCACTTTTATAATAGAAAATATTTTTTCGGTTCCCGGACTGGGTTCCTATTTTGTGCGTTCAATTTCCGAAAGAGATTATACAATGGTCATGGGTCAGACTATTTTCATTTCTTTTTTATATGTAGCATCTCTCATTATAGTAGATATAGCTTATAGCCTGCTCGACCCGAGAATTAAGGTACAAGCAAAAAATGAGGTTCTTTAA
- a CDS encoding ABC transporter permease, producing MDEKIASYDEPSKELNLSPSDFEPVIRTKKKLQTTRVSIGFWEDVRRRFKKSKRAIFSCAVLGLIILICSFGPILSSRPADDGTLKEKNLSPSFSHFFGTDELGRDIFTRVCKGGQVSLIIAIIGAAIDMSIGLIYGGISAYADGRTDTIMMRIVEILSSIPYLITAILISLIFGKGIFSIIIAMTITGWCFTARLVRGQVLQIKNQDFILAAQALGTGSFKIIIKHLLPNTVSIMIIALTFDIPSFIFGEAFLSYIGLGIQPPYTSWGVLASEAQKTMLFYPYQLFFPALFISLTILSLQIIGDALRDAMDPHLRKYK from the coding sequence ATGGATGAAAAAATTGCAAGCTATGATGAGCCGAGTAAAGAATTAAATTTAAGTCCATCGGATTTTGAACCTGTTATAAGAACAAAAAAGAAACTTCAAACAACAAGGGTCAGTATAGGATTTTGGGAAGATGTAAGACGGAGGTTTAAAAAAAGCAAGAGAGCTATTTTTTCGTGTGCAGTCTTGGGATTAATTATTTTGATATGTTCATTCGGCCCGATTTTAAGCAGCCGGCCGGCTGATGACGGAACCTTAAAAGAAAAAAATTTAAGCCCCTCGTTTTCTCATTTTTTTGGAACGGATGAATTGGGGCGTGATATATTTACAAGGGTCTGTAAGGGCGGACAAGTTTCTCTTATAATTGCAATTATAGGAGCCGCAATCGACATGAGCATAGGTTTAATTTATGGAGGTATTTCAGCCTATGCAGACGGAAGAACCGATACTATAATGATGCGTATAGTCGAAATACTTTCAAGTATTCCTTATTTAATTACCGCTATTTTAATTTCTCTTATTTTCGGTAAAGGAATTTTTTCGATTATCATTGCAATGACAATTACAGGCTGGTGTTTTACTGCTCGGCTCGTGCGCGGTCAGGTCTTACAGATAAAAAATCAGGATTTTATTTTGGCGGCACAGGCCTTGGGCACGGGCTCATTTAAAATCATAATAAAACATTTACTTCCCAACACTGTGAGCATTATGATAATAGCCTTAACCTTTGATATTCCTTCATTTATTTTTGGAGAAGCTTTTTTGTCTTATATCGGCTTAGGAATTCAGCCGCCATATACCAGCTGGGGAGTGTTGGCATCCGAAGCCCAAAAGACAATGCTTTTTTATCCTTACCAATTATTTTTTCCTGCCCTTTTTATAAGTCTGACAATTTTATCGTTGCAGATTATCGGCGATGCTTTACGGGATGCAATGGATCCGCATTTAAGGAAGTACAAATGA
- a CDS encoding ABC transporter ATP-binding protein produces MKPILQVKDLAVTFKNYGGTIHAVNGISFNLYEDETLVLVGESGCGKSVTAHSILKLLPGKKTRIHEKSQIIFEDKNILEYSEEEMQHIRGNEISMIFQDPLTYLNPTMPIGKQVMESILIHQRLSKKEALERTIKILELAQIPDPEKRLKQYPHEFSGGMRQRVLISIALASNPKILIADEPTTALDVTIQAEILELIQKIQKETKTAVMLITHDLGVAAEIADRIQVMYAGKIIERGRAEDIFKNAQHPYTKALLAAVPSIDQLKENKLYSPEGNHPDMLSISDGCAFADRCEKCMKVCLRHKPPEMRVRDEHFTSCWLQHEFAKGNNNG; encoded by the coding sequence ATGAAACCTATTTTACAAGTTAAAGATTTGGCTGTTACTTTCAAAAATTACGGCGGAACAATCCATGCCGTAAACGGAATTTCTTTTAATCTCTACGAGGATGAAACTCTTGTACTTGTCGGAGAGTCCGGCTGCGGAAAAAGCGTTACGGCTCATTCAATTTTAAAACTCCTCCCCGGAAAAAAAACACGCATACACGAAAAGTCCCAAATTATTTTTGAAGATAAAAATATCTTGGAATATTCCGAAGAAGAAATGCAGCACATAAGAGGAAATGAAATATCCATGATTTTTCAAGACCCTCTGACATATTTAAACCCTACAATGCCGATAGGCAAGCAGGTTATGGAAAGCATTTTAATTCATCAAAGGTTGAGCAAAAAAGAAGCCTTAGAGCGAACTATAAAAATTTTAGAGCTGGCTCAAATTCCTGACCCCGAAAAAAGACTCAAGCAATACCCTCACGAATTTTCAGGCGGCATGAGGCAGAGGGTTTTAATCTCGATAGCCCTAGCAAGCAATCCTAAAATTTTAATTGCCGACGAACCTACAACGGCACTGGATGTTACAATTCAAGCCGAGATATTGGAACTTATACAAAAAATTCAAAAAGAAACAAAGACGGCCGTAATGCTTATCACGCATGACCTTGGAGTTGCAGCCGAAATTGCAGACCGCATTCAGGTTATGTATGCCGGAAAAATTATCGAACGCGGAAGAGCAGAAGATATTTTTAAAAACGCACAACACCCATATACAAAAGCCTTGCTTGCAGCCGTTCCCTCAATAGACCAATTAAAAGAAAATAAACTTTATTCACCAGAGGGCAATCATCCCGACATGCTTTCTATTTCAGACGGCTGCGCTTTTGCCGACAGATGCGAAAAGTGTATGAAGGTTTGCCTTAGGCATAAACCTCCCGAAATGCGGGTAAGAGATGAACACTTTACTTCCTGCTGGCTTCAACATGAATTTGCAAAAGGAAATAACAATGGCTGA
- a CDS encoding ABC transporter ATP-binding protein: protein MADTLLEVCNLKKYFTLGRKEILHAVDGVNFTVNRGETVGIVGESGCGKTTLGRTVLGLYRPTAGKIIFDGTEIGSASKKELHTFKKRAQIILQDPFASFNPRMTISQIISEGMEAHNLYKTKKEMENSVYSLLETVGLVPEHANRFPHEFSGGQRQRIGIARALAVEPDFIVCDEPISSLDVSIQAQIINLLIRLQKEFKMTYLFIAHDLSIVKYISDKVGVMYSGKLVEFAKSADLYKNPLHPYSQALISAIPSTDIDSPMSARRIHIHGEISSAINPPQGCRFYKRCPKAFEKCKSIPPELIETEEGHFTACHLINPLL, encoded by the coding sequence ATGGCTGATACTCTTTTAGAAGTTTGCAATTTAAAAAAATATTTTACTCTGGGCCGTAAAGAAATTTTACATGCAGTGGATGGTGTAAACTTCACGGTAAACCGCGGAGAAACTGTAGGCATTGTAGGTGAATCAGGCTGCGGCAAAACCACTTTAGGGAGAACCGTCCTCGGCCTTTACCGCCCTACTGCCGGAAAAATAATTTTTGACGGAACAGAAATAGGCTCGGCCTCAAAAAAAGAACTGCATACTTTTAAAAAGAGAGCTCAAATAATTTTACAAGATCCTTTTGCTTCTTTTAATCCACGTATGACAATTTCTCAAATTATTTCGGAAGGAATGGAAGCTCACAATTTATATAAAACAAAAAAAGAAATGGAGAATAGCGTATATTCTCTTCTTGAAACCGTAGGCCTTGTTCCCGAACATGCCAATAGATTCCCTCATGAATTTTCGGGAGGGCAAAGGCAAAGAATAGGAATTGCAAGGGCCTTGGCAGTGGAACCCGACTTTATAGTTTGTGATGAGCCTATTTCTTCGCTCGATGTTTCGATTCAAGCTCAGATAATAAATTTATTGATAAGGCTTCAAAAAGAATTTAAAATGACCTATTTATTTATTGCCCATGATTTATCTATAGTAAAATATATTTCCGATAAGGTCGGCGTCATGTATTCGGGAAAACTTGTAGAATTCGCAAAAAGTGCCGACCTATATAAAAATCCGCTTCATCCTTATTCTCAAGCACTAATTTCTGCAATCCCAAGTACCGATATAGACTCTCCCATGTCGGCACGGCGTATTCATATCCATGGAGAAATAAGCAGTGCCATCAATCCCCCTCAAGGCTGCCGTTTTTACAAACGCTGCCCAAAAGCCTTTGAAAAGTGCAAATCAATTCCGCCCGAACTAATCGAAACGGAAGAGGGGCACTTTACGGCCTGCCATTTAATCAATCCTCTATTATAA
- a CDS encoding phosphodiester glycosidase family protein: protein MYSNFKCNKFLMYFIFVVFLFCSCQTFYQKESLGFSFIENSEKDFIWENLTEGVFISHIKYEKYPLIVHAVKIDLTNPKLKVVVTEPQLFNDKGLVKRETTLSFARRHNTMIALNAAFFNVRSFLFSLRGEPIGIHIHKKRNLSKPFFKYGALCFLDDNSAFIIESQNTEDIEADIEYAVSGNRIILKNGIPIITNISKKEDSRTCVGLADGGKTLYLFFAEGENKKKSRGITYDQAHFFMKKLGAQDAIHLDGGGSSSLIIKKENNFFVEVPSISNFCLRKVVTNLGFIIED, encoded by the coding sequence ATGTACTCAAATTTTAAATGCAATAAATTTTTAATGTATTTTATTTTTGTCGTTTTTTTATTTTGTTCTTGTCAAACTTTTTATCAAAAAGAAAGTCTTGGGTTTTCTTTTATAGAAAATTCGGAAAAAGATTTTATTTGGGAAAACTTGACTGAAGGAGTTTTTATTTCACATATTAAATATGAAAAATATCCTCTAATTGTACATGCCGTAAAAATAGATTTGACTAATCCTAAATTAAAAGTGGTTGTAACAGAGCCTCAACTCTTTAACGATAAGGGGCTGGTAAAAAGGGAAACAACTTTAAGCTTCGCTCGAAGGCATAATACTATGATAGCCTTGAATGCAGCTTTTTTTAATGTAAGATCTTTTTTATTTTCTTTAAGGGGTGAGCCTATTGGAATTCATATCCATAAAAAAAGAAATTTATCTAAACCTTTTTTTAAATACGGAGCTCTATGTTTTTTAGATGATAATTCCGCCTTTATAATAGAATCCCAAAATACGGAAGATATTGAAGCTGATATTGAATATGCCGTAAGCGGGAACAGAATAATCTTAAAAAACGGAATACCTATAATAACAAATATCAGTAAAAAAGAAGATTCAAGAACCTGTGTAGGTCTTGCAGATGGAGGAAAAACTTTATATCTTTTTTTTGCAGAAGGCGAAAATAAAAAAAAGAGCAGAGGTATCACTTATGACCAAGCTCATTTTTTTATGAAAAAACTAGGAGCACAAGATGCTATACATTTAGACGGGGGAGGTTCCAGCTCTTTAATAATAAAAAAAGAAAATAACTTTTTTGTTGAAGTTCCTTCAATTTCAAATTTCTGTTTGCGTAAGGTTGTAACTAATTTAGGTTTTATAATAGAGGATTGA
- a CDS encoding cation diffusion facilitator family transporter yields MDSDKRIKLVRIASLTALIGNIIICIAKLVIGIYAQSLSVLGDGLDSATDVIISVITLVVSFIINRPSDKEHPWGHHRAETMAALILSFIIMTAGFQLFLTAAGKLINVYKGTVTILLPHILAVIVTVSSIAVKLLLALNQHIIGKKAGSMMIQANAKNMTNDVILSASVLTGLGISYFFNAPIFDAVTALLVSAWIIKSGIELFVELNIELMDGNTNDLLYKQLFEAVNSVEGAHNPHRARIRRMANLLDIDLDIEVDAEISIYEGHCIAEKVTSAIKEKIENVYDVMVHIEPYGTQNNEEEGFGLSEKDINS; encoded by the coding sequence ATGGATAGCGATAAAAGAATAAAGCTTGTGAGAATTGCATCTCTTACTGCTCTCATAGGAAATATAATAATCTGCATTGCAAAACTTGTAATAGGAATTTATGCACAAAGTCTTTCGGTACTGGGAGACGGTTTAGACTCGGCAACCGATGTTATAATATCGGTTATTACGCTTGTAGTAAGTTTTATAATAAATAGGCCTTCAGATAAAGAACACCCTTGGGGCCATCACCGGGCAGAGACAATGGCAGCCCTCATCTTGTCTTTTATAATTATGACTGCAGGCTTTCAACTCTTTCTTACAGCAGCAGGAAAACTAATAAATGTTTATAAAGGGACTGTAACTATTTTGCTGCCTCACATACTTGCCGTTATTGTTACGGTATCTTCAATCGCAGTAAAACTCCTTTTAGCCCTCAACCAGCATATTATAGGCAAAAAGGCCGGCAGCATGATGATTCAAGCCAATGCAAAAAATATGACAAATGATGTAATCCTTTCCGCTTCAGTTTTAACGGGCCTTGGAATTTCATATTTTTTTAATGCACCGATTTTTGATGCAGTTACGGCTCTTCTGGTAAGTGCTTGGATTATAAAATCAGGCATAGAACTTTTTGTGGAACTGAATATTGAATTAATGGACGGAAATACAAATGATCTTTTGTATAAACAACTATTTGAAGCCGTCAATTCGGTTGAAGGAGCTCATAATCCTCACCGTGCAAGAATCAGACGGATGGCTAACCTTTTGGATATAGATTTGGATATCGAGGTTGATGCCGAAATCAGTATCTACGAAGGTCATTGTATAGCAGAAAAAGTAACTTCAGCAATTAAAGAAAAAATAGAAAATGTTTATGATGTAATGGTTCATATTGAACCTTACGGAACTCAAAATAATGAAGAAGAAGGCTTCGGTTTATCCGAAAAAGATATAAACAGTTAA
- a CDS encoding M15 family metallopeptidase produces MVDKHNILDANHEPKDIILLYDIKDRKYVLDRTNIYLAKIAERPLQKMAEAAKKDGIEIRVSSGYRPYSYQSKLFSKYEKVYGKKNALSFSAPPGASQHQLGTAVDFGTITDEYADTPEGKWLFKNAGDYGWSLSYPNGMEKITGYNWECWHYRYLGVEACKFQKEWFDDIQQYMLEFIDLWKKEKAKLS; encoded by the coding sequence TTGGTTGATAAGCATAATATTCTTGATGCAAATCATGAACCTAAGGATATTATATTGCTCTATGATATAAAAGACAGAAAATATGTTCTAGATCGTACCAATATCTATCTTGCAAAAATTGCAGAGAGGCCATTACAAAAAATGGCAGAAGCGGCAAAAAAGGATGGAATAGAGATAAGAGTAAGCTCAGGTTATCGTCCTTATAGCTATCAGTCAAAACTTTTTTCAAAATATGAAAAAGTCTATGGTAAAAAAAATGCTCTGTCTTTTTCTGCCCCGCCCGGAGCAAGTCAGCATCAACTGGGAACTGCCGTTGATTTCGGTACAATTACGGATGAGTATGCCGATACACCTGAAGGTAAATGGCTTTTTAAAAATGCCGGAGACTATGGTTGGTCTCTTTCTTATCCAAATGGTATGGAAAAAATTACCGGCTATAATTGGGAATGCTGGCATTATAGGTATTTAGGAGTTGAGGCTTGTAAATTTCAAAAAGAATGGTTTGATGATATTCAACAATATATGTTGGAATTTATCGACCTGTGGAAAAAAGAAAAAGCAAAACTGAGTTAA
- a CDS encoding STAS domain-containing protein has protein sequence MENLIITESKVADCLLLAVEGTVNLYTSGDFEKKVYSAIKDNDVVLDLSKVGTLSSSGIGVLMTAHNESEENGHKMYILNPAKDVKMALDSTGFSDVFRMIHSIDEI, from the coding sequence ATGGAAAATTTAATTATTACTGAATCTAAAGTAGCAGATTGTTTATTATTAGCTGTAGAAGGTACTGTTAATTTATATACATCAGGTGATTTTGAAAAGAAAGTATATTCTGCAATTAAAGATAATGATGTTGTCTTAGACTTATCTAAAGTGGGTACTCTTTCGTCATCTGGAATAGGTGTTTTAATGACAGCTCATAATGAAAGTGAAGAAAATGGGCATAAGATGTATATTTTAAACCCGGCCAAAGATGTCAAAATGGCTTTGGATTCAACAGGTTTTTCCGATGTGTTTAGAATGATTCACTCCATTGATGAAATATAG